The following coding sequences are from one Nicotiana tabacum cultivar K326 chromosome 1, ASM71507v2, whole genome shotgun sequence window:
- the LOC107829116 gene encoding lanC-like protein GCL2 has protein sequence MADRFYPNVMPDYVAENPAVEEEKHPIPQGTNESLLKLLSTPYNTLSEKFKRTALDLKETIVVESWGLTRQQVPDFTLYCGTLGTAFLLFKSYQVTNNTNDLAVCSQIVKDCDSASRNSRDVTFLCGRAGVCALGAVVAKYMGDDQLVLYYVTQFKEIKLTKDLPDELLYGRAGFLWACLFMNKHIGKGTVPSSYTAAVVNEIIENGRRLGGRGRSPLMYEWYGEMYWGAAHGLAGIMYVLMDFELKPDELEDVKETLRYMVKNRFPSGNYPASEEDKRRDVLVHWCHGAPGIALTLVKAAEVFGDREFLNAAVDAAEVVWNRGLLKRVGMCHGISGNAYVFLSLYQLTGNEEYLYRAKAFACFLLDRAHKLIAKGEMHGGDSPYSLFEGIGGMAYLFLDLTEPKEARFPAYGCEKVHAT, from the exons ATGGCGGATCGATTTTATCCAAATGTAATGCCGGATTATGTAGCAGAAAACCCGGCAGTTGAAGAAGAAAAGCATCCAATTCCACAAGGCACAAATGAATCACTCTTGAAGCTTCTGTCCACACCGTACAATACTCTATCCGAGAAGTTCAAACGCACCGCTCTCGATCTCAAAGAAACT ATAGTGGTAGAGTCATGGGGACTAACAAGGCAACAAGTTCCAGACTTTACGCTCTATTGTGGAACTCTTGGGACTGCCTTTTTGCTCTTCAAGTCCTATCAGGTGACAAATAACACGAACGACCTTGCTGTTTGCTCTCAGATTGTTAAGGATTGTGACTCTGCTTCTCGAAACTCCAG GGATGTGACGTTCCTATGTGGGAGAGCTGGGGTTTGTGCACTAGGTGCAGTTGTTGCCAAGTACATGGGGGATGATCAACTGGTTCTTTACTATGTTACTCAGTTTAAAGAG ATAAAATTAACTAAAGATCTACCTGATGAATTGCTTTATGGTAGAGCTGGATTCCTCTGGGCTTGTCTATTCATGAATAAACATATTGGCAAAGGAACAGTTCCTTCCTCCTACACC GCTGCTGTTGTCAATGAAATCATCGAGAATGGAAGGAGATTAGGAGGGAGGGGCAGAAGCCCATTGATGTATGAGTGGTATGGTGAGATGTACTGGGGTGCAGCTCATGGATTGGCTGGCATTATGTATGTTCTAATGGATTTTGAACTGAAACCAGATGAGCTTGAAGATGTCAAAGAAACTTTAAGGTACATGGTTAAGAATCGGTTCCCCAGTGGAAATTACCCTGCAAGTGAAGAAGATAAGCGGAGAGATGTTCTCGTCCATTGGTGCCATGGAGCTCCTGGGATTGCTCTAACACTTGTCAAGGCAGCCGAG GTCTTCGGAGACAGAGAATTTCTTAATGCAGCAGTAGATGCAGCAGAGGTAGTATGGAACCGCGGCCTTCTTAAACGTGTCgggatgtgccatgggatcagtGGGAATGCTTATGTCTTCCTATCGTTGTATCAGCTCACAGGAAACGAGGAGTATTTGTATAGAGCAAAAGCTTTTGCCTGCTTCCTTCTTGATAGAGCTCACAAGCTAATAGCAAAAGGAGAGATGCATGGAGGAGATAGCCCATACTCTCTATTTGAAGGTATTGGGGGTATGGCTTATCTTTTCCTAGACCTGACAGAACCTAAAGAAGCTAGATTTCCAGCCTATGGCTGTGAAaaagttcatgccacttag